ccaCACAGCAATAGGCGTACTGACTGAAGTAATATATTATTTTAAAGTTACAATACACAGAACACACCTTTTAAGTTTCTACTAGCTATTGCACTATAGTTGCTGAATCTTGTAATAGCTCATAGTGAGGGAGGACTCTACTTCCACAATTGTAGTCGGGCATTACCGCAGCTGTACAAGTAGTGATCTCAGGCTATGCTAGAGTTATGTCACTCAGTATCAAGAGTAATGATTATTGATCCAGCTCATAGAAAATGGTCAGTAGCTCATCCAAATTTCATATTacttggagaagaagaaaatttgatCAGTTCAGTTTTTATAATTTGTCCTGCCATGACATGGATGGTTCACCCTTGGCAGTGAACAAAAGACTCTCTGATATTACAATTACCTAATCTTTACTTTCACTATGATTGCCTGGAAAGTGGTCATTATAGTTTATGGATACTATTTTATTTTACCCTCTGAAGTTAAGCACTAAACTTTACTGACTGAAATTTGAGCAAGCTTTAgtcctattttattttcatctttagcAATGGAACAGTAATGCGACACATTCCTTCAGCTGCCAGTTGCACAGAGTTGTGTGGCACCTCCTGTTATGAAGCTACTGACTGGATTCTGACTCACAGTTGTGGTTTAGCCTGTTGACTAGCAGTCCTCTAACCAGGTTTCTCAGTACCTATTAGTGTTTCTCTTACCTTTGCCACTTAAAGCTTAAAGATTTGATTTGGATACCCCATCTAGTACtaatgattttattgttttccaacatcttttttttgcatgtaacccctgaccaaccaaccaaccactaCTGTTGTTGCCATCCGACCCCATCACCTTCATCTCTCATCGCTTGTGCCCCAAAACAGAGGCCAAAAAGCagcggaaaataaagaagaagggcGGTTCGGGCGAAGAGTTGATTGACGTCAATCCTAGTATGGCTCCTGTGGCTTTTAGTACTTCACATCCTCCTGctgcctttgttttctttccaggATATGTAGTTGTCATTTGCTTTCATCCACTTCCCTCGTCTCCCATTTTCTCTGGCGTGCgaattttctgtgtgtgttccaCATTGATATTTGGGTATATTGACCTTGTTCTACTTTTTTGCACTGTGTTTTTGCCAAAATGATATTCAATCTATATTCCAGTAGGTGACTTTAATTTTCTTGCCTCTATGTTTGTCATGTCCATGTGTGTTGCAGAATTGATGTTGTGGTAGAGATGTTTCTTACTGTATTCTATGTGAAGTGTTTATGCTAAGacttgctaaggaatattattGCATCAAGGATTACAGTGTCAGTAATTTTGGTGATATTTGATACAAAGGCTTTTTTTAATACCACATACATATGTGTCACATTTATCAGTGATGAGTTTTAACATCaagaatatgtatatatataacttttcaTTAATGCATGATTTTAACTCCATTTACCTACATCATTTTAATGCAGTTTGGTTTGAGTACAAGGTTTACAAGAATTTTATCTCAACAGTTTGACTAATTAGTTACTTTTTACTGACTGCTTTGCTTGGGAATGCTAATAAACAAGCTGGATGATGAACATTGTCAAAATATCAATGGCTGCTCGATTCACAGATAAGCAAGACGGCGGAGAGGCTGGCTCTGTGACGGGTAACTCTCACCACATAACAGCCAACTCCACCAGTGCCGACGGAGACGTCAGAAATAACAAGCACcctaaagaagaggaggaagaagagtcacAAAGAGCAGGTGGAAAGAGCCAGGAAAAATCTGTTCTACAAGCCAAGCTTACAAAGCTTGCTATCCAGATTGGCTATGCTGGTGAGCAGATactgtcattatttatttttatttatttattttatttatttatttatattgttatatatttatttttttatttatttattttttttttctgtacatttaTGATGGATATATAGATCAGCAGAAATACTATATTATTAGTATCTTTTAATAAATGCATAATGATTTGATCaaaactttcctcctttcaggTTCTTTCATTGCTGTGCTAACCGTTGTGATTTTGATTGTCCGTTTCTGCGTACAAACATTTGTTATGGACGGCAAGCCATGGTCTCCATTTTATGCCAATCATTTTGTTAAGTTCTTCATCATCGGTGTtactgtgttggtggtggccgTGCCAGAGGGTCTGCCCCTTGCTGTCACTCTCTCACTGGCTTACTCTGTGAAGGTGAGCTAAACTACCTCTCACAGTTTTTGTACCGTTGTATGAAAGTGGTTGTTAGTATTATTTAAGGTGGGGAAATAGGACTGCACAAATAACTGCAAAAAATCTAAGATGGATAAATTTTAGAAAACTGAGCTGCTCTGAACTCTGCACATGGCATCATATCCTTCAACCTCATCTAGCTTGTTCCTTCATATTGTCagtgtttagtttattttttattctctgcagaaaatgatgaaagacaaTAACTTGGTGAGGCACCTGGATGCCTGTGAGACCATGGGGAATGCAACAGCCATCTGCTCCGATAAGACTGGAACTCTCACCACTAACCGCATGACTGTAGTTCAGGCATACATTTGTAGCGAGGACTACAAGACCATGCCAAAGTGTGAATCCCTCCCACACAATGTTGCTGATCTGCTGCTGCATGCAATCAGTGTCAACTCTGCCTACACATCTCGAGTGCTGCCCGGGGATAATCCAGGGGACTTGCCGAAGCAGGTATGAGATCAGACTGGTGGCGAATGAAGGGAAGCATGACCGATCCTTCAACACTTACAGACAtcaagaagacaacaaaatcaTTTCTCTATTAATGTCTATCTTTTTGCAGGTTGGTAACAAAACAGAATGTGCTTTGTTAGGATTTGTGTTGGACCTTGGGAAGAGTTATCAGGCAATCCGTGATGAAATAACAGAAGAAAACTTTCATCGTGTGTACACATTCAACTCTGCCAGAAAATCCATGTCAACGGTGATTCCTCGCGATGGAGGATACCGTATTTTCACTAAAGGTGCCTCAGAAATTGTTATGAAAAAGTAAGTTTCATTGATTCTATAATGTACATGAAACAATTTGCTTGTAAAAGAAATATGCTGCAATCAATGTATGAGTATGTAAGAGAGTCATTGTATGTGACATTAATGTAAACACTTTGTACAGGTGCTCCTTTATCCATGGTAAGGATGGTAAACTAGAAAGCTTCTCAAAATCAATGCAAGACCGCCTTGTTCGAGAAGTGATTGAACCGATGGCGTGTAATGGTCTACGCACAATCTCAATTGCATACAGAGACTTTGTACGAGGAAAAGCTGAAATCAACCAGGTGAAGTACAGCTGATCAAGCACTAttaataaatgtcttgatacatTGTGTATTGTCAGACATTCACTAACCAATGAGTTGGAATAATTTTAAGGAAACTCAGGCTTTATTTGAAGTAACTGGTGTCCTTTTGTGTTTTAGGTACTGAAAATATATGTAATACTCCTTCAGCCTGAGTTTCTTGGtcacattcatttatttcatcttgattATTAACTAGTGTGCTTTTTCTGTTCCATCACTCAGGTACACTTTGAAAATGAGCCTCACTGGGATGATGAAGACCACATAATTAACAACCTGACCTGTCTCTGTGTGCTGGGGATTGAAGACCCAGTGAGACCTGAAGTACCTGATGCAATCCACAGGTGCCAGCGAGCAGGCATCACCGTGCGCATGGTGACTGGCGACAATATCAACACTGCGCGTTCCATTGCCTCCAAGTGTGGCATCCTCAAGCCTGGTGACAACAGCCTTAttttagaaggaaaagaattcaACAGACGAGTCAGAGATTCTACAGGAAAAGTaagttgtgttgtttgtggtatGAATGATAAAGTGAGACAATTCTGTTGCATACAACCAAagtatgtttctcttttatattctttatgtGCTGGAAATATACTATTTTTATGCTGTAGGGAGACAGAGATGAGTAAGTCCTTGATTCCTTCAGGTCCAGCAACACTTGGTGGACAAAGTTTGGGTGAACCTGCGTGTATTGGCACGCTCCTCACCCACTGACAAGTACACACTGGTGAAGGGAATCATTGAGAGCAAAGTGAGTGCTAACCGAGAGGTAGTGGCAGTGACTGGTGATGGCACCAATGACGGCCCTGCACTGAAAATGGCTGATGTTGGCTTTGCTATGGTAAGTAATTGCTTCCCAGGCCAGAGCTAGAGGCTGGACTTCACCTCTAATCTAAGTTCATGGAATCACATAACATGGAgattaaatgtaaaaaagaatacCTTGCAATTTGTAATTAACTGCAAGCTATATTGATAAACCTTTGTAGAACTTTGGCTGTTGTAAGAATTTAGATTCGAAATAATAACAGTTTTATGAGGTGTATTACATCATTGTCATTTTGACATTTTCCTCTCCACAGGGCATTGCTGGAACAGATGTGGCCAAGGAAGCTTCAGACATCATCCTGACAGACGACAACTTCACCTCCATTGTAAAAGCCGTCATGTGGGGACGTAATGTGTATGACTCCATTGCAAAGTTTCTACAGTTTCAGCTGACAgttaatgttgttgctgttattgtagcATTTGTTGGTGCATGTGCCATCAACGATAGCCCTCTCAAGGTAaggtgatgtttgtgtgtgtgtgtgtgtgtgtgtgtgtgtgtgtgtgtgtgtgtgtgtgtgtgtgtgtgtgtgtgtgtttcatttgaGTTAACCTATATCATGATTGTCTTACTCCCACATAGATACTATTGAGTCACATGTAAGAGTTGGTCTGCATAATGAGCAGCACAACATTACATGCATTCAttatgtacctttttttttcatcatccttttGCTCAACATCATTTGAAATTCAAGTTTTCACACTGTTAGCTGAAAGTTTAAGTATTGTAACTCAGTTTTTGTTAAGCACTGGCTTTTCATTACAGGCTGTACAAATGTTGTGGGTGAACCTCATCATGGATACTCTGGCCTCCTTGGCCCTGGCGACTGAGGCCCCAACCCCCGACCTGCTGCAGAGGAAGCCGTACGGCCGCACCAAGCCTCTCATATCTCGCACCATGATGAAGAACATCTTGGGGCAAGCAGTTTACATGATTTCGATCATAttcgttttgttattttatggTAAGATTCTTTTTTATGACTTTTGTCATTAGTTACTTGAAATTCAGGTTTCCTCCTTGCAGCTGCTCTCTTTTCACTTAAAACTATCAAAGATAGTATTAGTAATTAACTAGAAAAAAACATATTCTTCTTTTGCCATtataatgaaacaaaatgaaaggtaTGTATTTCAGACAGGAAAGATTTCAAACCATTGCTGTGAAGGCAAATTTATAaatgtgtttcttcttttcaggtGATAAAATGTTAGACATAGACTCTGGGCGATATGCAGACATCCGTGACCCTCCCTCTCAGCACTTTACTATCATCTTCAACACCTTCGTCATGATGACTCTCTTCAACGAAATCAATGCACGGAAAATTCACGGACAGCGGAATGTTTTCCAGGGCTTTTTTAGCAATCCCATTTTCTACAGCATTTGGCTGAGTACATTAGCAGCTCAGGCAAGTACAATTCTATTGCTGTGGTATATgaaataatgatttttttttgtaatgatgacaataatgatactaaatatgtatataagtacatacacacattttgCATATTGAAGTTCAATTTATAAATTTATCTAGAGAATACTATGTATATATGAATGAaggtaaagataaagatagGGATCACCATAATATCTCCGTTTGAGAGGACCATTTATGAGCATTTACTGACTGGTAACACTGTATagttaatgttttatttgaatacagctggacacacacacacacacacacacacacacacacacacacacacacacacacacacacacacacacacacacacacacacacacacacacacacacacacacacacacacacacacacacacacacacacacacacactctctctctctctctctctctctctctctctctctctctctctctctctctctctctctctctctctctctctctctctctctctctctgcacacctCATTGCATTGAACTAAGTGAAGCACGGGCCACAGAGCAAGGCATCCCATCACTGCctcagtacatacatactttaCACACTTCTCTTGCCTTGTACAGGTTGTGATAGTCCAGTTTGGAGGGCGGGCATTTTCTACTGAGGCACTCACTCTTGAACTTTGGCTCTGGTGTATCCTGTTTGGGAGTGGAGTCCTCCTGTGGGGACAGTTGGTCACTTCCATGCCAACCAAAAAGCTCCCCAAAAATCTGTTCTCGTAAGTTATTGACGGCTAACTGTGTGTAAAAAGGGAACTAGAGATTCAGTGTCATGTGAGAAAAGAAATTGTATCTCTTGATGTGCAGTACGTCATTGTCTGAGGGTCGCAGGCAATGTAGTGATGTTTCAGCTTACTCATACATTGTAATATCAAATACAAAGTGGATGTACATATACTATACTCACTGCAGGGCCTTCAAGCAACTAGTATGTACGTCCTACAAGTACTATACTTATTTATGATATGAGTTTTTGTAGTGTAATTATGTGACTGATTTATATTGTTCTTTAAACAGGTCCCTTATTAACTCAGAAACTGCTTTTTGATGTCTGAGTACCAGTgttgggagaagaaaaatgttataaTTGAAATGTGCTGGAAACATTACCACTGTCATTCCAGGTGGGGTTCTGGGGAGCCTCAGACGGACCCCATTGCTGATCTCACCACTGAGGACAAGCTGGATTCAGATGGCAAGGATAGCAAGCGCACGGGTCAAATTTTGTGGATCCGTGGCTTGACCCGGCTCCAGACTCAGGTATGTGTTGGTGGTCTGGTCAGGGTCACTCACTTCagactcctccatctctctccaatGCTCTTATGACATGAACTGTGacctgagggaaagaagaacaaaacagtAATGCCCCTAGTATGATGTCTTTTTTAGCTCCCGTTCCCTGGAGACAGACAGCACATTACCTCAAGTCTCCTCTGCTaagttctctgtgtgtgttttgaagggcGTCAGCTCAGTAGTTGCTGGTGAAGTAAAATAATGCTTTGAAATTCAACTTTGTCCCATATTATGTTTTCACCAGCAAAATTTGAATGTTTTTATGACATGGAAACATACAACATGTCATGTCCCTGCATTGAGGTATTTGAGAGCAAGCAGTGAATGATTTCATAGCTGTtttataaatgaaggaagagtaatGTTCACTTTAGATGCGATAAATGTTTGTTGCATTAAAGCAGAAAATTAGTAAAGAAGTAAACAATAATGTGCCAAAATACTTCTTACTTAGTGTAACCAAATACATAACTAAGTAAGCACAATAAATGAGGTGATTGgtgtttattattttgctttGAGCATTTGAACATTGATAAGTAGAATATTATGAATACTTTCATGAGACTCCACTCAAGCTGTGATCCTGGAGCAGTGGTGGAACAGTGTGGAGACTTGGAAGCCTCAGGTCACGGTTCACTTCCTACAcaaccatcactattaccaataccaccgccatcaccatcaccaccactgccatcaccaccaccaccaccgccatcaccattaccacattAACCACAACCAATACcataatcaccactaccaccgtcgCTAAACAACCATCACCACGTAGGTCACTATTtgtttattacatttttcttatacACATTAAAgcttcttatgtgtgtgtgacatctgaaagcaagaaatattaaaaCTAGAAAGTTATTAAACTCCCTTATTTAAATTTAAATCATAAGCCATGATTTTTCTTAAATAACCAAACAAAAGACATTTGTATTACAAAAGATCATCATGAATTTGTGATTATGAATATTGAAATATTTCAGAATTTTTATCTTCCATGCCAATGTGATGCATGTAAGTTGTGATGTTATAGTCAAAATATTACTCAGTCACATAAAGTAAGATAAAGAACATAATCAGACGTAAAGGAATATTTTTGTGGAAATATcatggtgtttgtttgtctgtgttgttGAGTCTGTGTTGGCAATCCCAAGGTCTAGCACAGTGCCTGAACCATAGTGCTGCTGTGGAACTTTTTATTAGATACAGACAACTAATAGAGAACAACACATTTGTATTCAAGATGTTTTGTCCCTGACAATAGTGGACAtagactttatatatatatatatatatatatatatatatatatatatatatatatatatatatatatatatatatatatatatatggaaaatgTTTGATCTTTTTGTAATGTGTATATGTCATTTTTCATTAGCTCAGCTATAGATGCCAACTGTCACTTAAAAAGTGACAAGTATTGTTTACTTGAGATCTCTTGATATCAGTTATGTCATATTTCTTAGTACTTTACCAGTGAATACCTTACTAGTATACCAATACATGAATGTTTTAACTTTTAACAGTAATGCTCTCTGTCACAAAGGAATGCACTTTTGACACCCTTGAACTAACCTTTCTATTTAGC
The Portunus trituberculatus isolate SZX2019 chromosome 23, ASM1759143v1, whole genome shotgun sequence genome window above contains:
- the LOC123507636 gene encoding plasma membrane calcium-transporting ATPase 2-like isoform X7 produces the protein MATIDGRPAQYGITLRQLRELMESRGVEGVERIQREYGGTLEITKKLYSSPTNGLSGNASDMEHRRQTFGSNVIPPKPPKTFLTLVWEALQDVTLIILQVAAVVSLGLSFYRPPEETIVGAAAEKGIADEVGHHDEGEEEAGWIEGVAILISVAVVVFVTAFNDYTKEKQFRGLQSRIEGEHKFSVIRGGEVQQIGVGDIVVGDICQIKYGDLLPTDGILLQSNDLKIDESSLTGESDHVKKGVDLDPMVLSGTHVMEGSGKMIVTAVGVNSQAGIIFTLLGAAADEEQVEARKRKKEAKKQRKIKKKGGSGEELIDVNPNKQDGGEAGSVTGNSHHITANSTSADGDVRNNKHPKEEEEEESQRAGGKSQEKSVLQAKLTKLAIQIGYAGSFIAVLTVVILIVRFCVQTFVMDGKPWSPFYANHFVKFFIIGVTVLVVAVPEGLPLAVTLSLAYSVKKMMKDNNLVRHLDACETMGNATAICSDKTGTLTTNRMTVVQAYICSEDYKTMPKCESLPHNVADLLLHAISVNSAYTSRVLPGDNPGDLPKQVGNKTECALLGFVLDLGKSYQAIRDEITEENFHRVYTFNSARKSMSTVIPRDGGYRIFTKGASEIVMKKCSFIHGKDGKLESFSKSMQDRLVREVIEPMACNGLRTISIAYRDFVRGKAEINQVHFENEPHWDDEDHIINNLTCLCVLGIEDPVRPEVPDAIHRCQRAGITVRMVTGDNINTARSIASKCGILKPGDNSLILEGKEFNRRVRDSTGKVQQHLVDKVWVNLRVLARSSPTDKYTLVKGIIESKVSANREVVAVTGDGTNDGPALKMADVGFAMGIAGTDVAKEASDIILTDDNFTSIVKAVMWGRNVYDSIAKFLQFQLTVNVVAVIVAFVGACAINDSPLKAVQMLWVNLIMDTLASLALATEAPTPDLLQRKPYGRTKPLISRTMMKNILGQAVYMISIIFVLLFYGDKMLDIDSGRYADIRDPPSQHFTIIFNTFVMMTLFNEINARKIHGQRNVFQGFFSNPIFYSIWLSTLAAQVVIVQFGGRAFSTEALTLELWLWCILFGSGVLLWGQLVTSMPTKKLPKNLFSWGSGEPQTDPIADLTTEDKLDSDGKDSKRTGQILWIRGLTRLQTQVIGGTLQERLIPVPYSKTSTDQAIRVVNAFRQGLDARPSNPNLAAVLKKQSSLNKRLSQGSSLEYADLCPDPEELTVPEIDVERLSSHSHTETAV
- the LOC123507636 gene encoding plasma membrane calcium-transporting ATPase 2-like isoform X3 encodes the protein MATIDGRPAQYGITLRQLRELMESRGVEGVERIQREYGGTLEITKKLYSSPTNGLSGNASDMEHRRQTFGSNVIPPKPPKTFLTLVWEALQDVTLIILQVAAVVSLGLSFYRPPEETIVGAAAEMGHHDEGEEEAGWIEGVAILISVAVVVFVTAFNDYTKEKQFRGLQSRIEGEHKFSVIRGGEVQQIGVGDIVVGDICQIKYGDLLPTDGILLQSNDLKIDESSLTGESDHVKKGVDLDPMVLSGTHVMEGSGKMIVTAVGVNSQAGIIFTLLGAAADEEQVEARKRKKEAKKQRKIKKKGGSGEELIDVNPNKQDGGEAGSVTGNSHHITANSTSADGDVRNNKHPKEEEEEESQRAGGKSQEKSVLQAKLTKLAIQIGYAGSFIAVLTVVILIVRFCVQTFVMDGKPWSPFYANHFVKFFIIGVTVLVVAVPEGLPLAVTLSLAYSVKKMMKDNNLVRHLDACETMGNATAICSDKTGTLTTNRMTVVQAYICSEDYKTMPKCESLPHNVADLLLHAISVNSAYTSRVLPGDNPGDLPKQVGNKTECALLGFVLDLGKSYQAIRDEITEENFHRVYTFNSARKSMSTVIPRDGGYRIFTKGASEIVMKKCSFIHGKDGKLESFSKSMQDRLVREVIEPMACNGLRTISIAYRDFVRGKAEINQVHFENEPHWDDEDHIINNLTCLCVLGIEDPVRPEVPDAIHRCQRAGITVRMVTGDNINTARSIASKCGILKPGDNSLILEGKEFNRRVRDSTGKVQQHLVDKVWVNLRVLARSSPTDKYTLVKGIIESKVSANREVVAVTGDGTNDGPALKMADVGFAMGIAGTDVAKEASDIILTDDNFTSIVKAVMWGRNVYDSIAKFLQFQLTVNVVAVIVAFVGACAINDSPLKAVQMLWVNLIMDTLASLALATEAPTPDLLQRKPYGRTKPLISRTMMKNILGQAVYMISIIFVLLFYGDKMLDIDSGRYADIRDPPSQHFTIIFNTFVMMTLFNEINARKIHGQRNVFQGFFSNPIFYSIWLSTLAAQVVIVQFGGRAFSTEALTLELWLWCILFGSGVLLWGQLVTSMPTKKLPKNLFSWGSGEPQTDPIADLTTEDKLDSDGKDSKRTGQILWIRGLTRLQTQLRVIRAFKSTLEDLEERRSCHSLHSLHNMRNSRSQQGNRPMSDISYIDEDSMKSPSPNSGKRCGSCNTAVRLVTPIEESSPTTAETAPLVPPGSPQGGPAAAATQQLGHHRPHTHANTQNSSS
- the LOC123507636 gene encoding plasma membrane calcium-transporting ATPase 2-like isoform X2 encodes the protein MATIDGRPAQYGITLRQLRELMESRGVEGVERIQREYGGTLEITKKLYSSPTNGLSGNASDMEHRRQTFGSNVIPPKPPKTFLTLVWEALQDVTLIILQVAAVVSLGLSFYRPPEETIVGAAEKGIADEVGHHDEGEEEAGWIEGVAILISVAVVVFVTAFNDYTKEKQFRGLQSRIEGEHKFSVIRGGEVQQIGVGDIVVGDICQIKYGDLLPTDGILLQSNDLKIDESSLTGESDHVKKGVDLDPMVLSGTHVMEGSGKMIVTAVGVNSQAGIIFTLLGAAADEEQVEARKRKKEAKKQRKIKKKGGSGEELIDVNPNKQDGGEAGSVTGNSHHITANSTSADGDVRNNKHPKEEEEEESQRAGGKSQEKSVLQAKLTKLAIQIGYAGSFIAVLTVVILIVRFCVQTFVMDGKPWSPFYANHFVKFFIIGVTVLVVAVPEGLPLAVTLSLAYSVKKMMKDNNLVRHLDACETMGNATAICSDKTGTLTTNRMTVVQAYICSEDYKTMPKCESLPHNVADLLLHAISVNSAYTSRVLPGDNPGDLPKQVGNKTECALLGFVLDLGKSYQAIRDEITEENFHRVYTFNSARKSMSTVIPRDGGYRIFTKGASEIVMKKCSFIHGKDGKLESFSKSMQDRLVREVIEPMACNGLRTISIAYRDFVRGKAEINQVHFENEPHWDDEDHIINNLTCLCVLGIEDPVRPEVPDAIHRCQRAGITVRMVTGDNINTARSIASKCGILKPGDNSLILEGKEFNRRVRDSTGKVQQHLVDKVWVNLRVLARSSPTDKYTLVKGIIESKVSANREVVAVTGDGTNDGPALKMADVGFAMGIAGTDVAKEASDIILTDDNFTSIVKAVMWGRNVYDSIAKFLQFQLTVNVVAVIVAFVGACAINDSPLKAVQMLWVNLIMDTLASLALATEAPTPDLLQRKPYGRTKPLISRTMMKNILGQAVYMISIIFVLLFYGDKMLDIDSGRYADIRDPPSQHFTIIFNTFVMMTLFNEINARKIHGQRNVFQGFFSNPIFYSIWLSTLAAQVVIVQFGGRAFSTEALTLELWLWCILFGSGVLLWGQLVTSMPTKKLPKNLFSWGSGEPQTDPIADLTTEDKLDSDGKDSKRTGQILWIRGLTRLQTQLRVIRAFKSTLEDLEERRSCHSLHSLHNMRNSRSQQGNRPMSDISYIDEDSMKSPSPNSGKRCGSCNTAVRLVTPIEESSPTTAETAPLVPPGSPQGGPAAAATQQLGHHRPHTHANTQNSSS
- the LOC123507636 gene encoding plasma membrane calcium-transporting ATPase 2-like isoform X5; this translates as MATIDGRPAQYGITLRQLRELMESRGVEGVERIQREYGGTLEITKKLYSSPTNGLSGNASDMEHRRQTFGSNVIPPKPPKTFLTLVWEALQDVTLIILQVAAVVSLGLSFYRPPEETIVGVGHHDEGEEEAGWIEGVAILISVAVVVFVTAFNDYTKEKQFRGLQSRIEGEHKFSVIRGGEVQQIGVGDIVVGDICQIKYGDLLPTDGILLQSNDLKIDESSLTGESDHVKKGVDLDPMVLSGTHVMEGSGKMIVTAVGVNSQAGIIFTLLGAAADEEQVEARKRKKEAKKQRKIKKKGGSGEELIDVNPNKQDGGEAGSVTGNSHHITANSTSADGDVRNNKHPKEEEEEESQRAGGKSQEKSVLQAKLTKLAIQIGYAGSFIAVLTVVILIVRFCVQTFVMDGKPWSPFYANHFVKFFIIGVTVLVVAVPEGLPLAVTLSLAYSVKKMMKDNNLVRHLDACETMGNATAICSDKTGTLTTNRMTVVQAYICSEDYKTMPKCESLPHNVADLLLHAISVNSAYTSRVLPGDNPGDLPKQVGNKTECALLGFVLDLGKSYQAIRDEITEENFHRVYTFNSARKSMSTVIPRDGGYRIFTKGASEIVMKKCSFIHGKDGKLESFSKSMQDRLVREVIEPMACNGLRTISIAYRDFVRGKAEINQVHFENEPHWDDEDHIINNLTCLCVLGIEDPVRPEVPDAIHRCQRAGITVRMVTGDNINTARSIASKCGILKPGDNSLILEGKEFNRRVRDSTGKVQQHLVDKVWVNLRVLARSSPTDKYTLVKGIIESKVSANREVVAVTGDGTNDGPALKMADVGFAMGIAGTDVAKEASDIILTDDNFTSIVKAVMWGRNVYDSIAKFLQFQLTVNVVAVIVAFVGACAINDSPLKAVQMLWVNLIMDTLASLALATEAPTPDLLQRKPYGRTKPLISRTMMKNILGQAVYMISIIFVLLFYGDKMLDIDSGRYADIRDPPSQHFTIIFNTFVMMTLFNEINARKIHGQRNVFQGFFSNPIFYSIWLSTLAAQVVIVQFGGRAFSTEALTLELWLWCILFGSGVLLWGQLVTSMPTKKLPKNLFSWGSGEPQTDPIADLTTEDKLDSDGKDSKRTGQILWIRGLTRLQTQLRVIRAFKSTLEDLEERRSCHSLHSLHNMRNSRSQQGNRPMSDISYIDEDSMKSPSPNSGKRCGSCNTAVRLVTPIEESSPTTAETAPLVPPGSPQGGPAAAATQQLGHHRPHTHANTQNSSS
- the LOC123507636 gene encoding plasma membrane calcium-transporting ATPase 2-like isoform X9, which translates into the protein MATIDGRPAQYGITLRQLRELMESRGVEGVERIQREYGGTLEITKKLYSSPTNGLSGNASDMEHRRQTFGSNVIPPKPPKTFLTLVWEALQDVTLIILQVAAVVSLGLSFYRPPEETIVGAAAEKGIADEVGHHDEGEEEAGWIEGVAILISVAVVVFVTAFNDYTKEKQFRGLQSRIEGEHKFSVIRGGEVQQIGVGDIVVGDICQIKYGDLLPTDGILLQSNDLKIDESSLTGESDHVKKGVDLDPMVLSGTHVMEGSGKMIVTAVGVNSQAGIIFTLLGAAADEEQVEARKRKKEAKKQRKIKKKGGSGEELIDVNPNKQDGGEAGSVTGNSHHITANSTSADGDVRNNKHPKEEEEEESQRAGGKSQEKSVLQAKLTKLAIQIGYAGSFIAVLTVVILIVRFCVQTFVMDGKPWSPFYANHFVKFFIIGVTVLVVAVPEGLPLAVTLSLAYSVKKMMKDNNLVRHLDACETMGNATAICSDKTGTLTTNRMTVVQAYICSEDYKTMPKCESLPHNVADLLLHAISVNSAYTSRVLPGDNPGDLPKQVGNKTECALLGFVLDLGKSYQAIRDEITEENFHRVYTFNSARKSMSTVIPRDGGYRIFTKGASEIVMKKCSFIHGKDGKLESFSKSMQDRLVREVIEPMACNGLRTISIAYRDFVRGKAEINQVHFENEPHWDDEDHIINNLTCLCVLGIEDPVRPEVPDAIHRCQRAGITVRMVTGDNINTARSIASKCGILKPGDNSLILEGKEFNRRVRDSTGKVQQHLVDKVWVNLRVLARSSPTDKYTLVKGIIESKVSANREVVAVTGDGTNDGPALKMADVGFAMGIAGTDVAKEASDIILTDDNFTSIVKAVMWGRNVYDSIAKFLQFQLTVNVVAVIVAFVGACAINDSPLKAVQMLWVNLIMDTLASLALATEAPTPDLLQRKPYGRTKPLISRTMMKNILGQAVYMISIIFVLLFYGDKMLDIDSGRYADIRDPPSQHFTIIFNTFVMMTLFNEINARKIHGQRNVFQGFFSNPIFYSIWLSTLAAQVVIVQFGGRAFSTEALTLELWLWCILFGSGVLLWGQLVTSMPTKKLPKNLFSWGSGEPQTDPIADLTTEDKLDSDGKDSKRTGQILWIRGLTRLQTQIRVVNAFRQGLDARPSNPNLAAVLKKQSSLNKRLSQGSSLEYADLCPDPEELTVPEIDVERLSSHSHTETAV